A part of Lutra lutra chromosome 2, mLutLut1.2, whole genome shotgun sequence genomic DNA contains:
- the LOC125093312 gene encoding heterogeneous nuclear ribonucleoprotein D0-like, whose translation MSEEQFGGDGAAAATAVVGGSAGEQEGAMVAAAQAAAAAAGSGAGTGGGTTAGGTEGGTAESEGVKIDASKNEEDEGHSNSSPRHSEAATAQREEWKMFIGGLSWDTTKKDLKDYFSKFGEVVDCTLKLDPITGRSRGFGFVLFKESESVDKVMDQKEHKLNGKVIDPERAKAMKTKEPVKKIFVGGLSPDTPEEKIREYFGGFGEVESIELPMDNKTNKRHGFCFITFKEEEPVKKIMEKKYHNVGLSKCEIKVAMSKEQYQQQQQWGSRGGFAGRAHGRGGGSSQNWNQGYSNYWNQSYGNYGYNSQGYGGYGGYDYTGYNNYYGYGDYSNQQSGYGKVSRRGGHQNSYKPY comes from the coding sequence ATGTCGGAGGAGCAGTTCGGTGGGGACGGGGCGGCAGCGGCAACGGCGGTGGTAGGCGGCTCGGCAGGCGAGCAGGAGGGAGCCATGGTGGCGGCGGCGcaggcggcagcggcggcggcgggaagTGGCGCCGGGACCGGGGGCGGCACCACGGCTGGAGGCACCGAAGGGGGCACTGCCGAGTCGGAGGGGGTGAAGATCGACGCCAGCAAGAATGAGGAGGATGAAGGCCATTCAAACTCCTCCCCACGACACTCTGAAGCAGCGACGGCACAGCGGGAAGAATGGAAAATGTTTATAGGAGGCCTTAGCTGGGACACTACAAAGAAAGATCTGAAGGACTACTTCTCCAAATTTGGTGAAGTTGTAGACTGCACTCTGAAGTTAGATCCTATCACAGGGCGATCAAGGGGTTTTGGCTTTGTGCTATTTAAAGAGTCGGAGAGTGTAGATAAGGTCATGGATCAGAAAGAACATAAATTGAATGGGAAGGTGATTGATCCTGAAAGGGCCAAAGCCATGAAAACAAAAGAGcctgttaaaaaaatttttgttggtGGCCTTTCTCCAGATACACCTGAAGAGAAAATAAGGGAGTACTTTGGTGGTTTTGGTGAGGTGGAATCCATAGAGCTCCCTATGGACAACAAGACCAATAAGAGGCATGGATTCTGCTTTATTACCTTTAAGGAAGAGGAACCAGTGAAGAagataatggaaaagaaataccACAATGTTGGTCTTAGTAAATGTGAAATCAAAGTAGCCATGTCGAAGGAGCAgtaccagcagcagcagcagtggggCTCGAGAGGGGGATTTGCAGGAAGAGCTCATGGAAGAGGTGGTGGCTCCAGTCAAAACTGGAACCAGGGATATAGTAACTATTGGAATCAAAGCTATGGCAACTATGGATATAACAGCCAAGGTTATGGTGGTTATGGAGGATATGACTACACTGGTTACAACAACTACTATGGATATGGTGATTATAGCAACCAGCAGAGTGGTTATGGGAAAGTATCCAGGCGAGGTGGTCATCAAAATAGCTACAAACCATACTAA
- the LOC125094120 gene encoding BTB/POZ domain-containing protein 3-like produces MHRNHFQSCAYRSNQWRYRRRCDSIQFVVDKRVFVADFGLYGSSCGSAEYSAKIELKRQGVVLGQNLSKYFSDGSSNTFPVWFKYPVQIEPDTFYTASMILDGNELSYFGQEGMTEVQCGKVTVQFQCSSDSTNGTGVQGGKIPELIFYA; encoded by the exons atgcacagaaatca TTTCCAGTCCTGTGCCTATCGAAGCAACCAGTGGCGTTACCGGCGCCGCTGTGATAGCATCCAGTTTGTGGTTGATAAGAGAGTGTTCGTTGCCGACTTTGGCCTCTACGGCTCCAGCTGCGGCTCTGCAGAGTACAGCGCCAAGATCGAACTCAAGCGGCAGGGTGTCGTTCTGGGGCAGAACTTGAGCAAGTACTTCTCAGACGGCTCCAGCAACACCTTCCCTGTGTGGTTCAAGTACCCGGTGCAGATTGAGCCAGACACCTTCTACACAGCCAGCATGATACTGGACGGCAATGAACTCAGCTACTTCGGACAGGAAGGCATGACGGAAGTTCAGTGTGGCAAGGTGACTGTCCAGTTCCAATGCTCCTCAGATAGCACCAATGGCACTGGGGTGCAGGGCGGGAAGATCCCTGAACTCATATTCTATGCTTGA